From Ramlibacter tataouinensis, the proteins below share one genomic window:
- the uvrB gene encoding excinuclease ABC subunit UvrB, with the protein MPEIDEAITETKGGEFVSFPDSPFELYLPYPPAGDQPAAIDKLVEGVRDGEVFQTLLGVTGSGKTFTMANVIARLGRPAIVFAPNKTLAAQLYSEFREFFPRNAIEYFVSYYDYYQPEAYVPQRDLFIEKDSSINEHIEQMRLSATKSVLERRDTVIVATVSAIYGIGAPEDYTQMRFITRVGDKIGQRDIIAQLIRMQYTRNEQDFTRGTFRVRGDTIDIFPAEHSELAIRIELFDDEIESLQLFDPLTGRIRQKVPRFTVYPSSHYVTPREKVLSAVETIKLELDQRLKELVGDGKLVEAQRLEQRTRFDLEMLSELGHCKGIENYTRHLSGAPPGAPPSTLTDYLPRDSLMFLDESHQMMGQLAAMYNGDRARKTTLVEYGFRLPSALDNRPLKFEEFETRMRQVVFVSATPAEYEKTHAGQVVEQVVRPTGLVDPQVEVRPATHQVDDVLQEIRIRAQRHERVLITTLTKRMAEQLTDYLSDNGVKVRYLHSDIDTVERVEIIRDLRLGAFDVLVGINLLREGLDIPEVSLVAILDADKEGFLRAERSLIQTIGRAARHLHGKAILYADQHTESMKKAMGETERRRAKQIAYNEAHGITPRSIVKKVRDLIDGVYSEKASKEQEKQELQRAIAQDMSEKDMAKEIKRLEKQMFEHARNLEFEKAARVRDQLALLKEQTFGASVHDSVAAPPPTGKG; encoded by the coding sequence CGGGGAGTTCGTCTCCTTTCCCGATTCGCCCTTCGAGCTGTACCTGCCGTACCCGCCGGCGGGCGACCAGCCCGCGGCCATCGACAAACTGGTCGAGGGCGTGCGCGACGGCGAGGTCTTCCAGACGCTGCTGGGAGTGACCGGATCGGGCAAGACCTTCACCATGGCCAACGTGATCGCCCGGCTCGGGCGGCCGGCCATCGTGTTCGCGCCCAACAAGACGCTGGCGGCCCAGCTGTACAGCGAATTCCGCGAGTTCTTCCCGCGCAACGCGATCGAATACTTCGTCAGCTACTACGACTACTACCAGCCCGAGGCCTACGTCCCGCAGCGGGACCTGTTCATCGAGAAGGATAGCTCGATCAACGAGCACATCGAGCAGATGCGCCTGTCGGCCACCAAGAGCGTGCTGGAGCGGCGCGACACGGTGATCGTGGCCACGGTGAGCGCGATCTACGGCATCGGCGCGCCCGAGGACTACACCCAGATGCGTTTCATCACGCGGGTGGGGGACAAGATCGGCCAGCGCGACATCATCGCGCAGCTCATTCGCATGCAGTACACGCGCAACGAGCAGGACTTCACCCGCGGCACCTTCCGCGTGCGCGGCGACACCATCGACATCTTCCCGGCAGAACACTCGGAGCTGGCGATCCGAATCGAGCTGTTCGACGACGAGATCGAGTCGCTGCAGCTGTTCGACCCGCTCACCGGCCGCATCCGGCAGAAGGTGCCGCGCTTCACGGTCTACCCCTCCAGCCACTACGTCACGCCGCGTGAGAAGGTGCTGTCCGCGGTCGAGACCATCAAGCTCGAACTGGACCAGCGGCTGAAGGAGCTGGTGGGCGACGGCAAGCTGGTGGAGGCGCAGCGGCTGGAGCAGCGCACCCGCTTCGACCTGGAGATGCTCAGCGAACTCGGCCACTGCAAGGGCATCGAGAACTACACCCGGCACCTGTCCGGCGCGCCGCCGGGGGCGCCGCCCTCCACGCTGACGGACTACCTGCCGCGCGACTCGCTCATGTTCCTCGACGAGAGCCACCAGATGATGGGCCAGCTCGCCGCCATGTACAACGGCGACCGTGCCCGCAAGACCACCCTGGTGGAATACGGCTTCCGCCTGCCCTCGGCGCTGGACAACCGGCCGCTGAAGTTCGAGGAGTTCGAGACGCGCATGCGCCAGGTGGTCTTCGTGTCCGCCACGCCGGCGGAGTACGAGAAGACCCATGCCGGCCAGGTCGTGGAGCAGGTGGTGCGCCCCACCGGGCTGGTCGATCCGCAAGTCGAGGTGCGGCCCGCGACGCACCAGGTGGACGACGTGCTGCAGGAGATCCGCATCCGCGCGCAGCGACACGAGCGGGTGCTGATCACCACCCTGACCAAGCGCATGGCGGAGCAGCTCACCGACTACCTCAGCGACAACGGCGTCAAGGTGCGCTACCTGCACAGCGACATCGACACGGTCGAGCGGGTGGAGATCATCCGTGACCTGCGCCTGGGGGCCTTCGACGTGCTGGTGGGCATCAACCTGCTGCGCGAGGGCCTGGACATCCCCGAGGTGTCGCTGGTGGCCATCCTCGACGCCGACAAGGAAGGTTTCCTGCGCGCCGAGCGCTCGCTGATCCAGACCATCGGCCGGGCCGCGCGACACCTGCACGGCAAGGCCATCCTGTACGCCGACCAGCACACGGAATCCATGAAAAAGGCGATGGGCGAGACCGAGCGCCGGCGCGCCAAGCAGATCGCCTACAACGAGGCGCACGGCATCACCCCGCGCAGCATCGTCAAGAAGGTGCGGGACCTGATCGACGGCGTCTACAGCGAAAAGGCCAGCAAGGAACAGGAGAAGCAGGAGCTGCAGCGGGCCATCGCGCAGGACATGTCGGAAAAGGACATGGCCAAGGAGATCAAGCGTCTGGAAAAGCAGATGTTCGAGCATGCGCGCAACCTGGAATTCGAAAAGGCGGCGCGCGTGCGCGACCAGCTGGCACTGCTCAAGGAGCAAACCTTCGGGGCATCGGTGCACGACAGCGTGGCCGCCCCCCCGCCGACCGGGAAAGGCTGA
- a CDS encoding low molecular weight protein-tyrosine-phosphatase, with protein sequence MVCMGNICRSPTAEGVLRHLLLEAELADAVRVDSAGTLGYHAGSAPDARSQKHASRRGYDLSGLRARQVRVGDFEEFDLILAMDWQNLEELRDLCPPRHQHKLRRLMEFAPPGLGEEVSDPYYGGAGGFETVLDHVEQGCRGLLVHLRERLELPR encoded by the coding sequence ATGGTCTGCATGGGCAACATCTGCCGCAGCCCGACGGCGGAGGGCGTGCTGCGCCACCTGCTGCTCGAGGCTGAGCTCGCCGACGCCGTCCGGGTCGATTCGGCCGGCACGCTGGGCTACCACGCGGGCTCAGCGCCCGACGCCCGCAGTCAGAAGCACGCAAGCCGGCGCGGCTACGATCTGTCGGGATTGAGGGCGCGGCAGGTGAGGGTCGGCGACTTCGAGGAGTTTGACCTGATCCTGGCCATGGACTGGCAGAACCTCGAGGAACTGCGCGATTTGTGCCCGCCCCGGCACCAGCACAAGCTGAGGCGGCTGATGGAGTTCGCGCCGCCCGGCCTCGGCGAAGAGGTCAGTGATCCGTACTACGGCGGCGCCGGCGGCTTCGAGACCGTGCTGGACCATGTCGAACAGGGCTGCCGCGGGCTGCTCGTCCATCTTCGCGAGCGGCTGGAACTTCCCCGCTGA
- the iscR gene encoding Fe-S cluster assembly transcriptional regulator IscR: MRLTTKGRFAVTAMIDLALRQNNGPVTLAAISQRQQISLSYLEQLFGKLRRHELVESTRGPGGGYTLGRKASEITVADIIVSVDEPIDATQCGGKENCNDGSRCMTHELWAQLNQRMVEFLDSVSLQKLVDEQLAKGVQVEDKPAVKRAISSQPVVKPIRVNAPNSVFALGNSFAKS, translated from the coding sequence ATGCGTCTCACGACCAAAGGCCGCTTTGCGGTCACCGCAATGATCGATCTGGCGCTGCGCCAGAACAATGGCCCTGTCACGCTGGCGGCGATCAGCCAGCGCCAGCAGATTTCGCTATCTTACCTTGAGCAGTTGTTCGGCAAGCTGCGCCGGCACGAGCTGGTCGAGTCCACCCGCGGGCCGGGCGGCGGCTACACGCTCGGCCGCAAGGCCTCGGAGATCACCGTGGCTGACATCATCGTGTCGGTGGACGAGCCGATCGACGCGACGCAGTGCGGCGGCAAGGAGAACTGCAACGACGGCAGCCGCTGCATGACGCACGAGCTGTGGGCGCAGTTGAACCAGCGCATGGTCGAGTTCCTGGACTCGGTCAGCCTGCAGAAGCTGGTGGACGAGCAGCTCGCCAAGGGCGTGCAGGTCGAGGACAAGCCGGCCGTCAAGCGCGCGATCTCGTCGCAGCCTGTGGTCAAGCCCATCCGCGTGAACGCGCCGAATTCGGTGTTCGCCTTGGGCAACTCGTTCGCTAAATCTTGA
- a CDS encoding IscS subfamily cysteine desulfurase, whose product MSTTPHFPIYMDYGATTPVDPRVVDAMIPWLGQHFGNPASRSHAWGWEAEEAVEKARAHVADLINADPREIVWTSGATESDNLAIKGAAHFYKTRGKHLITVKTEHKAVLDTMREMERQGFEVTYMDVKEDGMLDLEALKAAIRPDTILISVMFVNNEIGVVQDIPTIGALCREKGIIFHVDAAQATGKVEIDVRKMPIDLMSLASHKSYGPKGIGALYVCRKPRVRIEPQTHGGGHERGMRSGTLPTHQIVGMGEAFRLAKVEMAKDAEKAKALQKRLLDGLGSIEQVFINGSLEHRVPHNLNMSFNFVEGESLIMGIKGLAVSSGSACTSASLEPSYVLRALGRSDELAHSSLRMTIGRFTTEEEIDYAVNVIRQNVARLRELSPLWEMYQDGIDISTIQWTAH is encoded by the coding sequence ATGAGCACCACCCCGCATTTCCCGATTTACATGGATTACGGCGCGACCACGCCGGTGGATCCGCGCGTCGTCGACGCCATGATTCCCTGGCTCGGCCAGCACTTCGGCAATCCGGCTTCGCGCAGCCACGCCTGGGGCTGGGAGGCCGAAGAGGCCGTGGAGAAGGCGCGTGCGCACGTGGCTGACCTGATCAACGCCGACCCGCGCGAGATCGTCTGGACTTCGGGCGCCACCGAGTCGGACAACCTGGCGATCAAGGGCGCCGCGCACTTCTACAAGACCCGCGGCAAGCACCTGATCACGGTCAAGACCGAGCACAAGGCGGTGCTCGACACCATGCGCGAGATGGAGCGGCAGGGCTTCGAGGTCACTTACATGGACGTCAAGGAAGACGGCATGCTGGACCTGGAGGCGCTCAAGGCGGCCATCCGGCCCGACACCATCCTGATCAGCGTCATGTTCGTGAACAACGAGATCGGCGTGGTCCAGGACATCCCGACCATCGGCGCGCTGTGCCGCGAGAAGGGAATCATCTTCCACGTGGACGCAGCGCAGGCCACCGGCAAGGTCGAGATCGACGTGCGCAAGATGCCCATCGACCTGATGAGCCTGGCTTCTCACAAGAGCTACGGCCCCAAGGGGATCGGCGCGCTGTACGTGTGCCGCAAGCCGCGCGTGCGCATCGAGCCGCAGACGCATGGCGGTGGCCACGAGCGCGGCATGCGCTCGGGCACGCTGCCCACGCACCAGATCGTGGGCATGGGCGAGGCCTTCCGCCTGGCCAAGGTCGAGATGGCCAAGGACGCCGAAAAGGCCAAGGCGTTGCAGAAGCGGCTGCTCGACGGCCTGGGCAGCATCGAACAGGTTTTCATCAACGGCAGCCTGGAGCACCGGGTGCCGCACAACCTGAACATGAGCTTCAACTTCGTCGAAGGCGAGTCGCTGATCATGGGCATCAAGGGCTTGGCGGTGTCGTCCGGCTCCGCCTGCACCTCGGCCTCGCTGGAACCGAGTTACGTGCTGCGCGCGCTCGGCCGCAGCGACGAACTGGCGCACAGCAGCCTGCGCATGACGATCGGCCGTTTCACGACCGAGGAAGAAATCGACTATGCCGTCAATGTGATCCGGCAGAACGTCGCCCGCCTGCGTGAACTGAGTCCCCTGTGGGAGATGTACCAGGACGGGATCGACATCTCGACGATCCAATGGACGGCGCACTGA
- the iscU gene encoding Fe-S cluster assembly scaffold IscU — protein MSYSQKVVDHYENPRNVGSFDKGDETVGTGMVGAPACGDVMKLQIKVNPSTGVIEDARFKTYGCGSAIASSSLVTEWVKGKTLSEAASLKNSQIAEELALPPVKIHCSILAEDAIKAAVEDYKKKHSN, from the coding sequence ATGTCCTATTCGCAAAAGGTCGTTGACCACTACGAGAACCCGCGCAACGTCGGCTCCTTCGACAAGGGCGACGAGACGGTCGGCACCGGCATGGTCGGGGCCCCCGCCTGCGGCGACGTGATGAAGCTGCAGATCAAGGTCAACCCGTCCACCGGGGTGATCGAGGACGCGCGCTTCAAGACTTACGGCTGCGGCTCGGCCATCGCGTCGAGCTCGCTGGTGACCGAATGGGTCAAGGGCAAGACGCTGTCCGAGGCGGCGTCGCTGAAGAACAGCCAGATCGCCGAGGAACTGGCGCTGCCGCCCGTGAAGATCCACTGCTCGATCCTGGCTGAGGACGCGATCAAGGCGGCGGTCGAGGACTACAAGAAAAAGCACTCGAACTGA
- the iscA gene encoding iron-sulfur cluster assembly protein IscA, with protein sequence MAISLTEAAARHVTKYLARRGKGLGVRLGVKTTGCSGLAYKLEYVDEAAPEDIVFEEHGVKVLVDPKSLAYIDGTQLDFVREGLNEGFKFINPNERDRCGCGESFRV encoded by the coding sequence ATGGCCATCTCTCTGACTGAAGCAGCGGCAAGGCACGTGACCAAATACCTCGCCCGGCGCGGCAAGGGCCTGGGGGTGCGCCTGGGCGTCAAGACCACGGGCTGCTCGGGGCTTGCCTACAAGCTCGAATACGTGGACGAGGCCGCGCCGGAGGACATCGTGTTCGAGGAGCACGGCGTCAAGGTGCTGGTGGACCCCAAGAGCCTGGCCTACATCGACGGCACGCAGCTGGACTTCGTCCGCGAGGGCCTGAACGAGGGCTTCAAGTTCATCAACCCCAACGAGCGCGACCGCTGCGGCTGCGGCGAGAGCTTCCGAGTTTGA
- the hscB gene encoding Fe-S protein assembly co-chaperone HscB, producing MNLQSTDFELFGLPLQFAQDREAIDARWKELQREAHPDRFAAQGQAAQRIAMQWSVRINEAYQRLKDPLKRAAYLCELRGAPVDAQSNTAMPADFLVEQMAWREALEEARNEEELDQLDGELHIARREALQRIEHLLDERSDAAAASQQVRALMFIERFGHDVQVRFEQLGQ from the coding sequence CTGAACCTGCAATCCACCGACTTCGAGCTGTTCGGCCTGCCGCTGCAGTTTGCGCAGGACCGGGAGGCCATCGACGCCCGCTGGAAGGAACTGCAGCGCGAGGCGCATCCCGACCGGTTTGCCGCGCAGGGCCAGGCGGCGCAGCGCATCGCCATGCAATGGTCGGTGCGGATCAACGAGGCCTACCAGCGCCTGAAGGATCCCCTCAAGCGCGCGGCCTATCTGTGCGAGCTGCGTGGCGCCCCGGTGGACGCCCAGAGCAACACCGCCATGCCGGCCGATTTCCTCGTGGAACAGATGGCGTGGCGTGAAGCCCTGGAGGAAGCGCGCAACGAAGAGGAGCTGGACCAGCTCGACGGCGAACTGCATATCGCGCGGCGTGAGGCCCTGCAGCGCATCGAGCACCTGCTGGACGAGCGCAGTGATGCCGCGGCCGCGTCGCAGCAGGTGAGGGCGCTCATGTTCATCGAGCGCTTTGGCCACGACGTGCAGGTCCGCTTCGAGCAGTTGGGACAATAG
- the hscA gene encoding Fe-S protein assembly chaperone HscA codes for MSLLQISEPGQTPDPHQRRIAVGIDLGTTHSLVASMRSGIAQCLPDEQGRVLLPSVVRYLEQGGRRIGHEAQAAQAEDAENTIASVKRLMGRGIADIAGRDKLPYRFVDKPGMVTLHTRAGEKSPVEVSAEILATLRQRAEDSFDADLYGAVITVPAYFDEAQRQATKDAAQLAGLNVLRLINEPTAAAIAYGLDNASEGIYAVYDLGGGTFDISILRLTRGVFEVIATGGDSALGGDDYDRALSDWMLQRAGLQLASARDKAAIHALARAVKEQLSDHERATATVQADDRSAQLEVSRADFESATADLTARTMAAVRKALRDAKLARDEVKGVVLVGGSTRMPQVRQAVAEFFGREPLINLNPDEVVALGAAIQANQLAGNSTSGDLLLLDVIPLSLGIETMGGLVERIVPRNETIPTAKAQDFTTYKDGQTATALHVVQGERDLVQDCRSLARFELRGIPPMAAGAARIRVTFTIDADGLLSVTAKEQTSGVEARIDVKPSYGLSDDEIARMLRESFSTAEQDVQARALAEARVEAERMWLATQSALQADGDLLPADERAGIDGLMASLRATAENSSDAAAIEAATKALAQGTEGFAAARMNRSIQQALAGRNVETF; via the coding sequence ATGTCGCTGCTGCAAATTTCCGAACCCGGCCAGACGCCCGATCCGCACCAGCGGCGTATTGCCGTCGGCATCGACCTGGGCACCACGCATTCGCTGGTGGCGTCGATGCGCAGCGGCATCGCGCAGTGCCTGCCGGACGAGCAGGGCAGGGTGCTGCTGCCTTCGGTGGTGCGCTATCTCGAGCAAGGCGGACGCCGGATCGGCCACGAGGCGCAGGCGGCGCAGGCCGAGGACGCCGAAAACACCATCGCCTCGGTCAAGCGCCTGATGGGGCGCGGCATCGCCGACATCGCCGGCCGCGACAAGCTGCCCTACCGCTTCGTGGACAAGCCGGGCATGGTGACGCTGCACACGCGCGCCGGGGAGAAGTCCCCGGTCGAAGTCAGCGCCGAAATTCTCGCCACCTTGCGCCAGCGCGCCGAAGACAGCTTCGATGCGGATCTCTATGGCGCCGTGATCACGGTGCCGGCTTATTTCGACGAGGCGCAGCGCCAGGCCACCAAGGACGCCGCGCAGCTGGCCGGCCTGAATGTGCTGCGTCTGATCAACGAGCCGACGGCCGCGGCCATCGCCTATGGCCTGGACAACGCCAGCGAGGGCATCTATGCGGTGTACGACCTGGGCGGCGGCACCTTCGACATTTCCATCCTGCGCCTGACCCGGGGCGTGTTCGAGGTGATCGCCACCGGTGGCGACTCGGCGCTGGGCGGCGACGACTACGACCGGGCGCTGTCCGACTGGATGCTGCAGCGCGCCGGCCTGCAGTTGGCCAGCGCGCGCGACAAGGCAGCCATCCATGCGCTTGCGCGCGCGGTGAAGGAGCAGCTCTCCGATCACGAGCGCGCGACGGCCACGGTGCAGGCCGATGATCGCAGCGCGCAACTGGAGGTCAGCCGCGCCGACTTCGAATCGGCCACCGCGGACCTGACCGCGCGCACCATGGCCGCGGTGCGCAAGGCCTTGCGCGATGCCAAGCTGGCCCGCGACGAGGTCAAGGGCGTGGTACTGGTCGGCGGCTCCACCCGCATGCCGCAGGTGCGTCAGGCGGTGGCCGAGTTCTTTGGCCGCGAGCCCCTCATCAACCTGAATCCGGATGAAGTAGTGGCGCTGGGCGCGGCGATCCAGGCCAACCAGCTCGCCGGCAACAGCACCTCGGGCGATCTCCTGCTGCTGGACGTGATTCCGCTGTCGCTGGGCATCGAGACCATGGGCGGCCTGGTGGAGCGCATCGTGCCGCGCAACGAGACCATTCCCACGGCCAAGGCGCAGGACTTCACCACCTACAAGGACGGCCAGACCGCCACGGCCCTGCACGTGGTGCAGGGCGAGCGCGACCTGGTGCAGGACTGCCGCAGCCTGGCCCGCTTCGAACTGCGCGGCATCCCGCCGATGGCGGCGGGCGCAGCCCGCATCAGGGTCACCTTCACCATCGACGCGGACGGGCTGCTGTCGGTGACCGCGAAGGAGCAGACCAGTGGCGTCGAGGCTCGCATCGACGTCAAGCCTTCCTACGGCCTCTCTGACGATGAAATTGCCCGCATGCTGCGCGAGAGCTTCAGCACCGCCGAACAGGACGTGCAGGCGCGAGCGCTGGCCGAAGCCAGGGTGGAAGCCGAGCGCATGTGGCTGGCCACCCAGAGCGCACTCCAGGCCGACGGCGACCTGCTGCCTGCGGACGAGCGCGCCGGAATCGATGGGCTGATGGCGTCGCTGCGCGCCACCGCCGAGAACAGCAGTGACGCGGCCGCGATCGAGGCGGCGACCAAGGCGCTCGCGCAGGGCACCGAAGGTTTCGCCGCCGCGCGCATGAACCGCAGCATCCAACAGGCCCTGGCCGGCAGGAACGTGGAGACTTTTTGA
- the fdx gene encoding ISC system 2Fe-2S type ferredoxin encodes MPQVKILPHPEYCPQGAELKAPAGTSICEALLDNGIKIEHACDMSCACTTCHVIVREGFNSLNEMDENEEDLLDRAWGLEPNSRLSCQAILAQKDLVVEIPKYSINHAKEKH; translated from the coding sequence ATGCCGCAAGTCAAGATCCTTCCCCATCCCGAGTACTGTCCCCAGGGCGCCGAGTTGAAGGCGCCGGCGGGCACCTCGATCTGCGAGGCGCTGCTGGACAACGGCATCAAGATCGAGCACGCGTGCGACATGAGCTGCGCCTGCACGACCTGCCACGTGATCGTGCGCGAGGGCTTCAACTCGCTCAACGAGATGGACGAAAACGAAGAAGACCTGCTGGACCGGGCCTGGGGCCTGGAGCCCAATTCGCGCCTGTCCTGCCAGGCCATCCTGGCGCAGAAGGATCTGGTGGTAGAGATTCCCAAGTACTCGATCAACCACGCCAAGGAAAAGCACTAG
- a CDS encoding SDR family NAD(P)-dependent oxidoreductase — protein sequence MAMFDLNGKVALVTGGNGGIGLGMARGLASAGALVVIAARDPEKSRGAAHALRAAGGRADAIEADVTDEGLVQQLFTELERRHGRLDILVNNAGTTVRKRPDELTLHEWRHVMDTNLTSAFLCCQAAHRLLKREGGKVINIGSMMSIFGAPYAAAYGASKGGIVQFTRSLATAWAAENIQANAVLPGWIDTDLTRGAREQVPGLNERVLARTPAGRWGTPADLAGIAVFLASSASNFVTGAAIPVDGGYSIS from the coding sequence ATGGCGATGTTCGACCTGAATGGAAAAGTCGCACTGGTCACCGGCGGCAACGGCGGCATCGGCCTGGGCATGGCGCGGGGCCTGGCCTCTGCCGGCGCACTCGTTGTGATCGCGGCGCGCGACCCGGAAAAATCGCGCGGGGCGGCGCATGCGCTGCGCGCCGCAGGCGGCCGCGCCGATGCGATCGAGGCCGACGTGACCGACGAGGGCCTGGTGCAGCAGCTGTTCACCGAGCTCGAAAGGCGTCATGGCCGCCTCGACATCCTGGTGAACAACGCCGGCACCACGGTGCGTAAGCGCCCCGATGAACTCACCCTGCACGAGTGGCGGCACGTGATGGACACCAACCTGACCAGCGCCTTCCTGTGCTGCCAGGCCGCGCACCGCCTGCTCAAGCGCGAGGGCGGCAAGGTGATCAACATCGGCTCGATGATGTCGATCTTCGGCGCACCGTACGCAGCGGCCTATGGCGCAAGCAAGGGCGGCATCGTGCAGTTCACGCGCTCCCTCGCCACCGCCTGGGCCGCCGAGAACATCCAGGCCAATGCGGTGCTGCCCGGCTGGATCGACACGGACTTGACGCGTGGGGCCCGCGAGCAGGTTCCCGGCCTGAACGAGCGGGTGCTCGCGCGAACCCCGGCGGGCCGCTGGGGCACACCCGCGGATCTCGCGGGCATTGCGGTGTTCCTGGCCAGCAGCGCCTCGAATTTCGTGACCGGCGCCGCGATCCCGGTGGACGGGGGCTACTCGATCAGCTGA
- the dnaQ gene encoding DNA polymerase III subunit epsilon, whose translation MRQIVLDTETTGLSAEGGDRIIEIGCVELLARKLTGNNRHFYLNPERDSHEDALKVHGISNEFLRDKPKFAAVADELMEYLAGAEIIIHNAAFDVGFLNKELELLGRPAFPSFVAEVTDTLVMAKEMYPGKRNSLDALCDRLGVDNSSRTLHGALLDAELLADVYINLTRGQDTLLIDVASEEAVGGIVTRVDLSAFTLPVLLASDQESAAHDEVLKQLDKASGGKTVWRSLIQAMA comes from the coding sequence GTGCGCCAGATCGTCCTCGATACAGAAACCACGGGTCTCTCAGCCGAAGGCGGCGACCGCATCATCGAAATCGGCTGCGTCGAGCTGCTGGCCCGCAAACTCACGGGCAACAACCGGCATTTCTACCTGAATCCGGAGCGCGACAGCCACGAAGACGCGCTCAAAGTCCACGGCATCAGCAACGAGTTCCTGCGTGACAAGCCCAAGTTCGCGGCTGTCGCCGACGAGCTGATGGAGTATCTGGCCGGTGCGGAAATCATCATTCACAACGCCGCGTTCGACGTCGGCTTCCTGAACAAGGAACTGGAGCTCCTCGGACGGCCCGCGTTCCCGAGCTTCGTGGCCGAAGTCACGGACACGCTGGTGATGGCCAAGGAGATGTACCCCGGCAAGCGCAACAGCCTGGACGCGCTGTGCGACCGGCTCGGGGTCGACAACTCCTCCCGCACGCTGCACGGCGCCTTGCTCGACGCCGAGCTGCTGGCGGACGTCTACATCAACCTCACGCGCGGCCAGGACACGCTGCTGATCGACGTCGCGTCCGAAGAAGCGGTGGGCGGCATCGTCACGCGCGTGGACCTCAGCGCCTTCACCTTGCCCGTGCTGCTGGCAAGCGACCAGGAGTCTGCGGCGCACGACGAGGTGTTGAAGCAGTTGGATAAAGCGAGCGGCGGCAAGACCGTCTGGAGGTCGCTCATCCAAGCTATGGCATAA
- a CDS encoding slipin family protein yields MNALSLGLGGVLFPVAVLLLVLFAMSVRILREYERAVVFQLGRFWKVKGPGLVLLIPAVQKMVRVDLRIVTMDVPPQDVISRDNVSVKVNAVVFFRVVDPQRAIIQVENFLMATSQLAQTTLRVVLGKHELDDMLAERERLNIDVQRILDAQTDGWGIKVTNVEIKHIDLNESMVRAIARQAEAERERRAKVIHADGEKQAAAALLDAARMLSQQPEAMQLRYLQTMTQVAGDRASTLVFPLPMELLGTLLAKKPLPGGE; encoded by the coding sequence ATGAATGCATTGAGCCTTGGCCTTGGCGGCGTCTTGTTTCCGGTGGCTGTGCTGCTGCTGGTGCTGTTCGCGATGTCGGTGCGCATCCTGCGCGAGTACGAGCGCGCAGTGGTGTTCCAGCTCGGGCGCTTCTGGAAAGTCAAGGGCCCCGGACTGGTGCTGCTGATCCCCGCGGTGCAGAAGATGGTTCGCGTGGATCTGCGCATCGTCACGATGGACGTGCCGCCGCAGGACGTGATCTCGCGCGACAACGTCTCGGTGAAGGTGAATGCGGTGGTGTTCTTCCGGGTGGTCGATCCGCAGCGGGCCATCATCCAGGTGGAGAACTTCCTGATGGCAACCAGCCAGCTGGCACAGACCACGCTGCGGGTGGTGCTCGGCAAGCACGAACTCGACGACATGCTGGCCGAGCGCGAGCGCCTGAACATCGATGTGCAGCGCATCCTGGACGCGCAGACCGACGGCTGGGGCATCAAGGTCACCAACGTGGAGATCAAGCACATCGACCTGAACGAGTCCATGGTGCGCGCCATCGCGCGACAAGCCGAGGCCGAGCGCGAGCGCCGCGCCAAGGTGATCCACGCCGACGGCGAGAAACAAGCCGCGGCCGCACTGCTGGACGCGGCGCGCATGCTGTCACAGCAGCCGGAGGCCATGCAGCTTCGCTACCTCCAGACCATGACGCAGGTGGCCGGCGACCGGGCCTCCACGCTGGTGTTTCCGCTGCCCATGGAGTTGTTGGGGACGCTGCTGGCGAAGAAGCCGCTGCCGGGGGGTGAGTGA